CACCGTCGGCGCCGTCGCCGCCCCCCTCCTCCCGAACATCGTCATGCCCGTCGCCCGGCGCTACCTCCGCGCCGTCGTCGGGCACCTCGTCCTCGACGCCGAGTCCGCCGCCCTCGACCGGATGCTCGACGACGCCCGGAACCGGGGCTTCCGCCTCAACCTCAACATGCTCGGCGAAGCCGTCCTCGGCGAGGCCGAGGCGCAGAAACGGCTCGACGACATCACCGACCTCCTCCGCAACCCGCGCGTCGACTACGTGTCGGTGAAGGCCTCCGCCGTCGTGTCCCAGCTCAACCACTGGGACCTCGACGGGTCGACGGAGCGCCTCAAGGACCGGCTGCGCCCCCTCTACCGGCAGGCCCTCCGCCGCGACCCCCACCCGTTCATCAACATGGACATGGAGGAGTACAAGGACCTCGAACTCACCCTCCGCCTGTTCACCGAACTGCTCGACGAGGAGGAGTTCCGCGGCCTCGAGGCCGGCATCGTCCTCCAGGCGTACCTCCCCGACACCTTCGACGCCCTCACCCACCTCGCCGCCTTCGCCCGCGACCGGGTCGCCCGCGGCGGGGCGCCGATCAAGGTGCGCATCGTCAAGGGCGCGAACCTCTCGATGGAGCGCGTCGACTCCGAACTCCACGACTGGCCCCAGGCCCCCTACCTCACGAAGGCCGAGGTCGACGCGAACTACGTGCGCCTCCTCGACTGGGTCCTCCGCCCCGAGCACGCCGACCACATCCGCATCGGCGTCGCGTCGCACAACCTCTACCACGTCGCCCTCGCCCACGAACTCAGCGTCGCGCGGAACGTCGAGCACCAGATCGACGTCGAGATGCTCCAGGGCATGGCCCCCGCCCAGGCCGAGGCCGTCCGCGAGGTCACCGGCGACCTCATCCTCTACACCCCCGTCGTGCGCAGGGAGAGCTTCGACGTCGCCGTCAGCTACCTCGTCCGCCGGCTCGAGGAGAACGGCGCGAAACAGAACTTCCTCTACGCCCTGTTCACCCCCGAGGACGACGACGACACCGGCCAGACCCCGATGCAGGCCCAGGAGCAGCGCTTCCTCAACTCCGTCCGCGACCGGTGGACGACCTTCGCCGGGCCCCGGCGCGACCAGGACCGGACCGCCGAGGCCCGGGACCACCGCGGCGTCCGCTCCGACGGCATCCCCGGCAACTTCGTCAACGAACCGGACACCGACCCCTCCCTCCCCGCGAACCGGGCCTGGGCCCGTGGCATCGTCGACCCGGCCAGCGACCCCGGCCCCGCGCAGACCCCCGTCGTCACCGACCCCGACCGGATCGACGCCCACGTCGCCCGCTGCGTCGCCGCCGGCGAGGAGTGGGCCCGCCGCAGCGGCGCCGAGCGCGCCGCCCTCCTCGACCGGGCCGCCGACGCCCTCGCCGACAACCGCGGGCGTCTCATCGCCGCCGCCGTCGCCGAGGCCGGCAAGACCGTCGGCGAGACCGACGCCGAGGTCTCCGAGGCCATCGACTTCGCCCGCTACTACGCCGAGTCCGCGCGCGCCCTCGACCACGTCACCGGCAGCGAGTTCCACCCGTACCGGTGCGTCGTCGTCACCCCGCCGTGGAACTTCCCGCTCGCGATCCCGATGGGCGGCTGCTTCGCCGCCCTCGCCGCCGGCGGCTGCGTCATCCTCAAGCCCGCGCCGCAGGTCCTCCGCATCGCCGAGGAGTTCACCGACGTGCTCCGCGGGGCGGGGGTCACCGAAGACATGCTCCAGCTCGTCAACGCCGACGAGGGCGACGCGGGCCGCCGCCTCATCTCCCACCCGGACGTCGGGAGCGTCATCCTCACTGGCGCCTCCGAGACGGCGAAGCTCTTCCGCGGCTGGCGGCCCCGCATGGTCGTCAACGCCGAGACGTCGGGCAAGAACGCGATCATCGTCACGCCCGCCGCCGACCCGGACCTCGCCGTCGCGGACATCTACCGCTCGGCCTTCAGCCACGCCGGGCAGAAGTGCTCCGCCGCGTCGCTCATCATCACCGTCGGGTCCATGGGCGAGTCCGAGCGGTTCATGAACCAGCTCGTCGACGCGGTGCGCAGCATCCACGTCGGCCGCGGCAACGACCTGTCGACGTGGATGAACGGGCTCATCGAACCGCCCGGGGAGAAGCTCCTGCGCGGCCTCACCCGCCTCGACAAGGGCGAACGGTGGCTCGTCACCCCGCGGAAGCTCTCCGCGGACGGCACCCTGTGGAGCCCCGGCCTGCGCGACGGGGTGAAGCCGGGGTCGTGGTTCCACACCCACGAGTGCTTCGGCCCGGTCGCCGGGATCATGCACGCCCGTGACCTCGACGAGGCGATCGAGTGGCAGAACTCCACCGGGTTCGGCCTCACCGGCGGCATCCACACGATCGACCGCGACGAGGCCGCGTACTGGCGGGAACGCGTCGAGGTCGGGAACGCCTACGTCGAACGCGGCATCACCGGCGCGATCGTGCAGCGGCAGTCCTTCGGCGGGTGGAAGAACAGCTCCATCGGCGGCGGGGCGAAGGCCGGCGGCCCGAACTACGTCGCCCAGCAGGGCGTGTGGCGGGAGGGGGACGTCAACTCCCTCGTCCCCGGGACGCTGCCGACGACCATCACCCAGCTGCTCCGTGAGTTCCGCGGGCTCGGCAGCCCCGTGCTGTCGACGGCGGACACCCAGTGGCTGCGCCGCGCCGCCGAGTCGGACGCCCACGCCTGGTCGACGGAGTTCGGCGTCGAGCACGACAACACCGCCCTCGTCACCGAGTCGAACGTCTTCCGCTACCGGCCGCTGCTCACCCCCCTGCGCATCCGCGTCCACGCCGACGCCGCGCCCCGGGACGTCCTGCGGCTCCACCTCGCCGCCGCGATCACCGGGACGGAGATCGACGTCTCCTCGACGGTCGAGACCGCCGCGTCGATGGGCGAGCTGGGGATGCGGTTCCGCACGTGCACCGACGAGGAGTTCGCCGCCGCGGTCGCCGTCTCCCCGTCGACACGGGTCCGGGCCGTGGGCACCGCCCCGGACGGGCTGTACGAGGCCGCCGTCGAGTCAGGCAGCGTCATCCTCGACCAGGACGTCCTGCCGGACGGCCGCCGCGAGCTCCTGCCGTTCCTGCTGGAACAGGCCGTGTCGACGACGGAGCACCGCTTCGGCTACATCCACGGGCTCACTCCGTAGCCTGGCTCTGGGCCATGCGCCACCGGATGCCGGCCTCGAGCAGGCCGTCGATGTCCCCGTCGAGAACCTTCGACGGGTCGTTGACCTCGTAGTTCGTCCGCAGGTCCTTGACCATCTGGTAGGGGTGCAGGACGTAGGAGCGCATCTGGTTGCCCCACGAGTTCGAGCCGTCGCCGCGGAGGGCGTCGAGCTCGGCCTCCTCCTCCCGGCGCTTGCGCTCGAGGAGCTTCGCCTGGAGCACCCGCATGGCGGAGGCCTTGTTCTGGATCTGGGACTTCTCGTTCTGGCAGGTCACGACGATGCCCGTGGGGACGTGCGTGAGCCGCACCGCCGAGTCGGTCGTGTTGACCGACTGCCCGCCGGGGCCCGACGACCGGTAGACGTCGACGCGCACCTCGTTCTCGTCGATGTCGATGTGGTCCGTCTGCTCGACGACGGGCAGGACCTC
The sequence above is drawn from the Corynebacterium bovis DSM 20582 = CIP 54.80 genome and encodes:
- a CDS encoding proline dehydrogenase family protein, with translation MTTFDLDAHTPPPDTTDVEASVQKAIHRAEKWLAVEETSSSTKQLAAMVHDPDGVEFTFAFVDRVARPEDNRVAAREFAKIAHPLTGSRTPAFLGLLDTVLVTVGAVAAPLLPNIVMPVARRYLRAVVGHLVLDAESAALDRMLDDARNRGFRLNLNMLGEAVLGEAEAQKRLDDITDLLRNPRVDYVSVKASAVVSQLNHWDLDGSTERLKDRLRPLYRQALRRDPHPFINMDMEEYKDLELTLRLFTELLDEEEFRGLEAGIVLQAYLPDTFDALTHLAAFARDRVARGGAPIKVRIVKGANLSMERVDSELHDWPQAPYLTKAEVDANYVRLLDWVLRPEHADHIRIGVASHNLYHVALAHELSVARNVEHQIDVEMLQGMAPAQAEAVREVTGDLILYTPVVRRESFDVAVSYLVRRLEENGAKQNFLYALFTPEDDDDTGQTPMQAQEQRFLNSVRDRWTTFAGPRRDQDRTAEARDHRGVRSDGIPGNFVNEPDTDPSLPANRAWARGIVDPASDPGPAQTPVVTDPDRIDAHVARCVAAGEEWARRSGAERAALLDRAADALADNRGRLIAAAVAEAGKTVGETDAEVSEAIDFARYYAESARALDHVTGSEFHPYRCVVVTPPWNFPLAIPMGGCFAALAAGGCVILKPAPQVLRIAEEFTDVLRGAGVTEDMLQLVNADEGDAGRRLISHPDVGSVILTGASETAKLFRGWRPRMVVNAETSGKNAIIVTPAADPDLAVADIYRSAFSHAGQKCSAASLIITVGSMGESERFMNQLVDAVRSIHVGRGNDLSTWMNGLIEPPGEKLLRGLTRLDKGERWLVTPRKLSADGTLWSPGLRDGVKPGSWFHTHECFGPVAGIMHARDLDEAIEWQNSTGFGLTGGIHTIDRDEAAYWRERVEVGNAYVERGITGAIVQRQSFGGWKNSSIGGGAKAGGPNYVAQQGVWREGDVNSLVPGTLPTTITQLLREFRGLGSPVLSTADTQWLRRAAESDAHAWSTEFGVEHDNTALVTESNVFRYRPLLTPLRIRVHADAAPRDVLRLHLAAAITGTEIDVSSTVETAASMGELGMRFRTCTDEEFAAAVAVSPSTRVRAVGTAPDGLYEAAVESGSVILDQDVLPDGRRELLPFLLEQAVSTTEHRFGYIHGLTP